A genomic segment from Amycolatopsis camponoti encodes:
- a CDS encoding helix-turn-helix domain-containing protein, with translation MTDDIEDVLQAVGPRLRTLRRNRGLTLAEVAGTTGISESTLSRLESGQRRAGLELLLPLARAYRVPLDDLVGAPRTGDPRVHLTPLHRHGMTFVPLSRRPGGMQAYKMIIPGSDRPLEPDHQTHDGHEWLYVLHGRLRLVLGEHDLVLPAGEAAEFDTTLPHWLGSADGQAVELLILFGQHGERAHLRARAARG, from the coding sequence GTGACCGACGACATCGAGGACGTCCTGCAGGCCGTCGGCCCCCGGCTGCGGACCCTGCGCCGCAACCGCGGGCTCACGCTGGCCGAGGTGGCCGGCACCACCGGGATCTCGGAGAGCACGCTGTCCCGGCTGGAAAGCGGGCAGCGGCGGGCCGGCCTGGAGCTGCTGCTGCCGCTGGCGCGCGCCTACCGCGTCCCGCTCGACGACCTCGTCGGCGCGCCCCGCACCGGCGACCCGCGCGTCCACCTCACCCCGCTCCACCGCCACGGCATGACGTTCGTGCCGCTGTCGCGCCGGCCGGGTGGCATGCAGGCGTACAAGATGATCATCCCGGGCAGCGACCGGCCGCTCGAGCCGGACCACCAGACCCACGACGGTCACGAGTGGCTCTACGTGCTCCACGGGCGCCTGCGGCTGGTCCTCGGCGAGCACGACCTGGTGCTGCCCGCCGGGGAGGCCGCGGAGTTCGACACGACGCTGCCGCACTGGCTCGGGAGCGCCGACGGGCAGGCCGTCGAGCTGCTGATCCTGTTCGGGCAGCACGGCGAACGCGCGCACCTGCGCGCCCGCGCCGCTCGTGGCTGA
- a CDS encoding SAM-dependent methyltransferase gives MTTTEFWDAHHATPTADPRANVRLTEVVTDLDPGTALDLGSGAGGDALWLARRGWHVTAADISGVAIGRLAARARELGLGDRVTAERHDLGATFPAGRFDLVSAHYLHTPFALPRARVLRQAAEALSPGGRLLVVDHGSVAPWSWDQDARFPSAREVALSLELDAGGWTVERADALSRRATGPGGQVADVVDHLLLIRRR, from the coding sequence ATGACCACCACCGAGTTCTGGGACGCCCACCACGCGACACCGACGGCCGACCCCCGCGCGAACGTCAGGCTCACCGAGGTCGTGACCGATCTCGACCCCGGCACGGCGCTCGACCTGGGGAGCGGCGCCGGCGGCGACGCGCTGTGGCTCGCCCGCCGCGGCTGGCACGTGACCGCGGCCGACATCTCCGGCGTCGCGATCGGCCGCCTGGCCGCCCGGGCCCGGGAGCTGGGGCTCGGCGACCGGGTCACCGCCGAGCGGCACGACCTGGGTGCGACTTTCCCCGCGGGCCGCTTCGACCTCGTCTCGGCGCACTACCTGCACACGCCCTTCGCCCTGCCGCGCGCCCGCGTGCTGCGTCAAGCCGCGGAAGCGCTGTCCCCGGGCGGCCGGCTGCTGGTCGTCGACCACGGGTCCGTCGCGCCGTGGTCGTGGGACCAGGACGCGCGGTTCCCGTCCGCGCGGGAAGTGGCTCTGTCGCTGGAACTCGACGCCGGCGGATGGACGGTCGAGCGCGCCGATGCCCTGTCCCGTCGTGCCACCGGACCCGGCGGGCAGGTCGCCGACGTCGTCGACCACCTGCTGCTGATCCGCCGCCGATGA
- a CDS encoding DinB family protein: MSRRRDTPPPRTGPGEKDVLRAFLDQVRAAVAAKAEGVPEPQVRTAGVPSGTSLLGLVRHLTHVERFTFLGERTADWPGTFRPRPEETVAELLAGYRAAVEEANAVIDACTDLTEPVSRPGGSPPSMRWALVHMIEETGRHAGHADILRELIDGTTGR, encoded by the coding sequence ATGTCCCGTAGACGCGACACCCCGCCCCCGCGGACCGGCCCGGGGGAGAAGGACGTGCTGCGCGCGTTCCTCGACCAGGTGCGCGCCGCGGTGGCCGCCAAGGCCGAGGGCGTGCCCGAGCCGCAGGTCCGGACGGCGGGCGTGCCGTCGGGCACGTCACTGCTGGGGCTGGTGCGGCACCTGACCCACGTCGAGCGCTTCACGTTCCTCGGCGAGCGCACGGCCGACTGGCCCGGCACGTTCCGCCCGCGTCCCGAGGAGACGGTCGCCGAGCTGCTGGCCGGCTACCGCGCGGCGGTCGAGGAGGCCAACGCGGTCATCGACGCGTGCACCGACCTGACCGAGCCGGTGTCCCGCCCCGGCGGCTCGCCGCCGTCGATGCGCTGGGCGCTGGTGCACATGATCGAGGAGACCGGCCGCCACGCCGGCCACGCCGACATCCTGCGCGAGCTGATCGACGGCACCACGGGCCGGTAG
- a CDS encoding mandelate racemase/muconate lactonizing enzyme family protein has translation MKITAITLDRLRLALDPPLRAAWDPDPRRHFDATIVRVHTDDGVTGIGSGDTMAGFEAVEHLFLGEDPLAIVRHVKAIETANFHGGRFWPLEVALWDIIGQVAGLPVATLFGNAVRELPAYASSAELKPPEERVETALRAREAGFRAMKIRIDRDRVEDGVAAVAAVRDALGPGFEIMVDLNQSWRMAGDTSPASDLAKTRKLVRRLAELDVFWVEEPLPYHDLAGFQTLRAENPGTRIAAGEMHHSVPELLRYLEDDVLDVYQMDVVLAVGMHRARTLAELAQLKHRSFTPHSWTNGIGVLANLHVAAGVGGGPYFEFPWDPPGWTPERRDFMLAEPVMITPAGELAVPRRPGLGIELDEEAVDRWRI, from the coding sequence ATGAAGATCACCGCCATCACCCTCGACCGGCTGCGGCTCGCGCTGGACCCGCCGCTGCGCGCGGCCTGGGACCCGGACCCGCGCCGCCACTTCGATGCCACCATCGTGCGCGTCCACACCGACGACGGCGTCACCGGCATCGGCTCCGGCGACACCATGGCCGGCTTCGAAGCGGTCGAGCACCTGTTCCTCGGCGAGGACCCCCTCGCCATCGTCCGGCACGTCAAGGCCATCGAGACGGCCAACTTCCACGGCGGCCGCTTCTGGCCCCTCGAGGTCGCCCTGTGGGACATCATCGGCCAGGTCGCCGGCCTGCCGGTGGCGACGCTGTTCGGCAACGCCGTCCGCGAGCTGCCCGCCTACGCCTCCTCGGCCGAGCTGAAGCCGCCCGAAGAGCGCGTCGAGACCGCCTTGCGGGCCCGCGAAGCCGGCTTCCGTGCCATGAAGATCCGCATCGACCGCGACCGCGTGGAGGACGGCGTCGCCGCGGTGGCCGCCGTCCGCGACGCTCTCGGCCCCGGCTTCGAGATCATGGTGGACCTCAACCAGTCCTGGCGGATGGCGGGCGACACGAGCCCCGCGTCCGACCTGGCCAAGACCCGGAAGCTGGTGCGCCGGCTGGCCGAGCTGGACGTCTTCTGGGTCGAGGAGCCCTTGCCCTACCACGATCTCGCCGGCTTCCAGACGCTCCGGGCGGAGAACCCCGGCACGCGGATCGCGGCGGGGGAGATGCACCACTCGGTGCCGGAACTGCTGCGGTACCTCGAAGACGACGTCCTCGACGTCTACCAGATGGACGTCGTGCTCGCGGTCGGCATGCACCGCGCCCGGACGCTGGCCGAGCTCGCGCAGCTCAAGCACCGCTCGTTCACCCCGCACAGCTGGACCAACGGCATCGGCGTGCTGGCCAACCTGCACGTCGCGGCCGGCGTCGGCGGCGGCCCGTACTTCGAGTTCCCGTGGGACCCGCCGGGCTGGACGCCCGAACGCCGCGACTTCATGCTCGCCGAACCCGTGATGATCACCCCGGCCGGCGAGCTGGCGGTCCCGCGGCGGCCCGGCCTGGGCATCGAACTGGACGAGGAGGCGGTGGACCGGTGGCGGATCTGA
- a CDS encoding iron-containing alcohol dehydrogenase family protein: MRLTVEPTGRAEYGPGVLAELPGFVASLGHTRVFVVTDRGLRATGIVGRVEKILAAAGIEHAVHEDVGPNPSTAELDRGAARLREFGVAAVLALGGGSALDAAKGISLLAGNPGAAAADADRLWDAGDGLPLIAVPTTAGTGAETNGFGVTEDRCARRKVYIGHSSVKPRIAVLDPELTLGLPARVTAATGLDALVHGIESLASRGSTPFSEAYATQAVSLVGRWLPVAYRDGGDLEARSGLMLGAHLAGHALTLSGLGLVHGIGHALTAHTGTPHGVALAAVLEEVMAFSAPAVASAYEATARALNLPLSPDWPGAAIEAVREISGAIEIKRPLRDLGVTRDDLPALAADAVADAVTKNAPRLPSEAEVVELLREVY; the protein is encoded by the coding sequence ATGCGCCTGACCGTGGAACCGACCGGCCGCGCCGAATACGGTCCCGGCGTCCTGGCCGAGCTGCCGGGATTCGTCGCATCCCTGGGGCACACCCGGGTCTTCGTGGTCACCGACCGCGGCCTGCGGGCCACCGGGATCGTCGGGCGCGTCGAGAAGATCCTGGCCGCGGCCGGGATCGAGCACGCCGTCCACGAGGACGTCGGCCCGAACCCGTCGACGGCGGAGCTCGACCGCGGGGCCGCCCGCCTGCGCGAGTTCGGCGTCGCGGCCGTGCTGGCGCTCGGCGGCGGGTCGGCCCTGGACGCGGCGAAGGGCATCTCGCTGCTCGCCGGCAACCCGGGCGCGGCCGCCGCGGACGCGGACCGGCTGTGGGACGCGGGTGACGGCCTGCCCCTGATCGCGGTGCCCACCACCGCCGGCACCGGCGCCGAGACCAACGGGTTCGGCGTCACGGAGGACCGGTGCGCCCGCCGGAAGGTCTACATCGGACACTCGTCGGTGAAGCCGCGGATCGCCGTCCTGGACCCGGAGCTCACCCTCGGCCTGCCCGCGCGCGTCACCGCCGCGACCGGTCTGGACGCACTGGTCCACGGCATCGAGTCGCTGGCCTCGCGCGGGTCGACGCCGTTTTCCGAGGCGTACGCGACGCAGGCGGTGAGCCTGGTCGGGCGCTGGCTCCCGGTGGCCTACCGCGACGGCGGGGACCTGGAAGCGCGGTCCGGGCTGATGCTCGGCGCGCACCTGGCCGGGCACGCGCTGACGTTGTCCGGGCTCGGGCTGGTCCACGGGATCGGGCACGCGCTGACCGCGCACACGGGCACCCCGCACGGCGTCGCGCTGGCGGCGGTGCTGGAAGAGGTGATGGCGTTCAGCGCCCCGGCCGTGGCTTCGGCGTACGAAGCGACGGCCCGCGCCCTGAACCTGCCGCTTTCGCCGGACTGGCCGGGCGCGGCGATCGAGGCGGTCCGGGAGATTTCCGGGGCGATCGAGATCAAGCGCCCGCTGCGCGACCTCGGCGTGACCCGCGACGACCTCCCGGCGCTGGCGGCGGACGCGGTCGCGGACGCCGTCACCAAGAACGCGCCGCGGCTGCCGTCGGAGGCCGAGGTGGTGGAGCTGCTGCGGGAGGTCTACTGA
- a CDS encoding DUF6924 domain-containing protein, with protein sequence MTALPASPVLVRTWFGDDGAWAALAEEVRTPSEDGFLADVTLLDDPAFAGLDAEALREKQTAGPIVSFLADETTLTGPEHPVLAVRVLPRRDGDQRDFAPFRVVPAELWSVENNLNLANLDWADFTRSAGVDGVFRGFGQ encoded by the coding sequence ATGACCGCGCTCCCGGCCAGTCCGGTTCTCGTCCGCACCTGGTTCGGCGACGACGGCGCCTGGGCCGCCCTGGCCGAGGAGGTCCGGACGCCGAGCGAAGACGGCTTCCTGGCCGACGTCACCCTGCTGGACGACCCGGCGTTCGCCGGCCTGGACGCGGAAGCGTTGCGGGAGAAGCAAACCGCCGGGCCGATCGTCTCCTTCCTCGCCGACGAGACGACCCTCACCGGCCCCGAGCACCCCGTGCTCGCCGTCCGGGTGCTCCCCCGCCGAGACGGCGACCAGCGCGACTTCGCGCCGTTCCGGGTGGTGCCCGCCGAGCTGTGGAGCGTGGAGAACAACCTCAACCTGGCGAACCTGGACTGGGCGGACTTCACCCGCTCGGCCGGCGTGGACGGCGTCTTCCGCGGCTTCGGTCAGTAG
- a CDS encoding SGNH/GDSL hydrolase family protein, producing MSILRFCVLGDSLAAGVGSTRAEDTLGQRLTRQLRAAGHAVDLHGYGVPGARSDDLERQVGVALRDGVDLALIVIGANDLARLVPPAVAAGQLHDAVARLVRAGARVIVVPAPDLGIVSRIPGAYRGLVSAASGQYAQAQAEATIRAGGAVAAPGPQLSARFAADPALFSADRFHPSSAGYGVIADALAPHVLAVAADLAA from the coding sequence ATGAGCATTCTCCGATTCTGCGTCCTCGGCGACTCCCTGGCGGCCGGCGTCGGCAGCACGCGCGCCGAAGACACCTTGGGGCAGCGCCTCACCCGGCAGCTGCGCGCGGCGGGCCACGCCGTGGACCTGCACGGCTACGGCGTGCCCGGCGCCCGGTCCGACGACCTCGAACGCCAGGTCGGCGTCGCCCTCCGCGACGGCGTGGACCTGGCGTTGATCGTGATCGGCGCGAACGACCTCGCGCGGCTGGTCCCCCCGGCGGTCGCCGCCGGGCAGCTGCACGACGCGGTGGCCCGGCTGGTCCGCGCCGGCGCGCGCGTCATCGTGGTCCCGGCGCCGGACCTGGGGATCGTCTCGCGGATACCGGGGGCGTACCGGGGCCTGGTTTCGGCGGCGAGTGGTCAGTACGCGCAGGCGCAGGCCGAGGCGACCATCCGGGCGGGCGGCGCGGTCGCGGCTCCCGGACCCCAGCTCTCCGCCCGCTTCGCCGCGGATCCCGCGCTGTTCTCGGCCGACCGGTTCCACCCGTCGTCCGCCGGGTACGGGGTGATCGCGGACGCGCTGGCACCCCACGTGCTGGCCGTGGCGGCCGATCTCGCCGCGTAA
- a CDS encoding alpha/beta hydrolase — MTRTVVVRVLLGLVLVVVLVLALVWLFQRRLIYQPDTTPVPAAGTVLPGAEDVRLRTADGLELGAWFVGPAGSAPKATVLVANGNGGNRAGRAPLAAKLAQAGLAVLMFDYRGYGGNAGDPDEDGLALDVRAAYRYLVEDRRVPPERLLFHGESLGCAVVAELALDHPPAGLLLRSPFTDLAAVGAGIYPFLPVRLLLRDRFPVRDEVARLRVPTVVVLGGRDSIVPPAQSREVAAAASARLVEVPGADHNDPVLLEGRALVDAVLSLVPS, encoded by the coding sequence TTGACTAGGACCGTGGTCGTGCGGGTGCTGCTCGGGCTGGTGCTGGTCGTCGTGCTGGTGCTCGCGCTCGTCTGGCTCTTCCAGCGCCGCCTGATCTACCAGCCGGACACCACCCCGGTGCCCGCCGCCGGCACCGTGCTGCCCGGCGCCGAGGACGTCCGATTGCGCACCGCCGACGGCCTGGAGCTGGGCGCGTGGTTCGTCGGACCCGCGGGATCGGCCCCGAAGGCGACCGTGCTCGTGGCCAACGGCAACGGCGGCAACCGGGCCGGTCGCGCGCCACTGGCCGCGAAGCTCGCGCAAGCCGGCCTCGCGGTGCTGATGTTCGACTACCGGGGCTACGGCGGTAACGCGGGCGACCCCGACGAAGACGGGCTGGCCCTCGACGTCCGCGCGGCCTACCGCTACCTCGTCGAAGACCGGCGCGTGCCGCCGGAGCGGCTCCTTTTCCACGGCGAAAGCCTCGGCTGCGCCGTGGTCGCCGAACTGGCCCTCGACCACCCGCCGGCCGGGCTGCTCCTGCGCTCGCCGTTCACGGACCTCGCCGCCGTCGGCGCCGGAATCTACCCCTTCCTGCCGGTGCGGCTGCTGCTGCGCGACCGGTTCCCGGTCCGGGACGAGGTCGCGCGCCTGCGCGTCCCCACGGTGGTGGTCCTGGGCGGCCGCGACTCCATCGTCCCGCCGGCCCAGAGCCGAGAAGTGGCCGCCGCGGCGTCGGCGCGGCTGGTCGAGGTCCCCGGCGCCGACCACAACGACCCGGTGCTGCTCGAAGGGCGCGCACTCGTCGACGCCGTGCTGTCACTGGTGCCGAGCTGA
- a CDS encoding helix-turn-helix transcriptional regulator gives MERGFVGRTGELDLLRAGLEEARAGRGGLVLVVGEPGIGKTSLARELARDAERAGVPVGWGRASDDEGSPPYWVFRQLVRSLDRPFPTGGADGSAEARFAAFEAFADALREAAAPHGLLAVLDDLQWADAASLALLVHLARDLDRAPVLFVVTYRDTEATGRAALTAALAALAREPVLTRIRLAGLTEAEVVEQLGLGGVSSEVATLVSRRSGGNPFFVSELARLAGTAGDALPDGVVDTVRARLAKLGEPCRALVATAAVLGRDVDPAALADVLDRAAADVLTDLDEAAEAGIVTARGFRHDLIRESAAAGLPTAARLTAHARMAAWLERRDPSRTSKIAHHWLESLPVGDSARAALWAERAADQALAQLAWERAAELYRRALDAAPASADDRARLRLREGIAHLRGGEIERGSRVLEAAADAAREAGDPAVLGGTALAMEGLSDPWGSFNGAKVAREALAGLPPGDDPLRARLLALQAGEAGFLGGGEAETASAEALAIAERLGDPDVLRSALRARQMVRSSPEGVHERLSLAHRMIALGEESDDADVQLWGRLWRVDALLMLGGLGEAEQELGALRVLAERLRRPLARWHHLRSSATLAIARGQFDDAVETVRQTFALVADRAHMSLQGVPITVLASIAGLTGRSGLVTPEMERIFAENAPPFVTLLHAAWLLHAGDRDRAGELYRRARVPEPVPVPATLPVAAAAVELGAEFGPPDAVERAAAILRPHAGLFVTGGAGSILVTGSVRRYLGLAAAAAGRLDEAVREFKLAVAANDDAGTPPYAALARFGLAKVLARRARPGDVDEALALLASVSATADRLGMAPLHQEAGALAVALRGDTPGPLTRREREVAAHVADGLTNKQIAALLHISERTAESHVQHILTKLGFTNRAQVATWVTAAGSARHQ, from the coding sequence ATGGAGCGGGGCTTCGTCGGCCGGACCGGCGAGCTGGACCTGCTGCGCGCCGGCCTCGAGGAAGCGCGGGCCGGGCGCGGCGGGCTGGTGCTCGTCGTCGGCGAGCCGGGCATCGGCAAGACCAGCCTGGCCCGCGAGCTGGCCCGCGACGCCGAGCGGGCGGGCGTCCCGGTCGGCTGGGGACGCGCGAGCGACGACGAGGGCAGCCCGCCCTACTGGGTCTTCCGGCAGCTCGTCCGCTCGTTGGACCGGCCGTTCCCGACCGGGGGCGCGGACGGCTCGGCCGAGGCGCGGTTCGCCGCCTTCGAAGCCTTCGCCGACGCGCTGCGCGAAGCGGCCGCACCACACGGCCTGCTCGCGGTGCTCGACGACCTGCAGTGGGCCGACGCGGCGTCGCTCGCCCTGCTCGTCCACCTGGCCCGTGACCTCGACCGGGCGCCGGTGCTGTTCGTGGTGACCTACCGCGACACCGAAGCGACCGGCCGGGCGGCCCTCACCGCGGCGCTGGCGGCGCTGGCCCGCGAGCCGGTCCTGACCCGGATCCGGCTGGCCGGGCTGACCGAGGCCGAGGTCGTCGAGCAGCTCGGCCTCGGGGGTGTCTCCTCCGAGGTCGCGACGCTCGTCAGCCGCCGGTCCGGGGGCAACCCGTTCTTCGTGAGCGAGCTGGCCCGGCTGGCCGGCACCGCCGGGGACGCGCTGCCGGACGGCGTCGTGGACACGGTCCGGGCGCGGCTGGCCAAGCTGGGCGAGCCGTGCCGCGCGCTCGTCGCGACCGCGGCCGTGCTCGGCCGCGACGTCGACCCCGCCGCGCTCGCCGACGTCCTGGACCGGGCGGCGGCCGACGTCCTGACCGACCTCGACGAGGCCGCGGAAGCCGGCATCGTGACCGCGCGGGGCTTCCGGCACGACCTGATCCGGGAGTCCGCGGCAGCCGGGTTGCCGACGGCGGCGCGGCTCACCGCGCACGCCCGGATGGCGGCGTGGCTCGAGCGGCGGGACCCGTCCCGGACGTCGAAGATCGCCCACCACTGGCTGGAGTCCCTGCCGGTCGGTGACTCCGCGCGCGCCGCGCTGTGGGCCGAGCGGGCCGCCGACCAGGCCTTGGCGCAGCTCGCCTGGGAACGGGCGGCCGAGCTCTACCGGCGCGCGCTCGACGCGGCGCCCGCTTCCGCCGACGACCGGGCGCGGCTGCGCCTGCGGGAGGGGATCGCCCACCTGCGCGGCGGCGAGATCGAGCGCGGCTCCCGCGTGCTGGAAGCCGCCGCCGACGCGGCTCGCGAAGCCGGGGACCCCGCCGTGCTCGGCGGGACGGCGCTGGCCATGGAAGGACTGTCGGACCCGTGGGGCAGCTTCAACGGCGCCAAGGTCGCGCGGGAGGCCCTGGCCGGGCTCCCGCCCGGGGACGATCCGCTGCGCGCCCGGCTGCTCGCCCTGCAGGCGGGCGAAGCCGGGTTCCTCGGCGGCGGCGAGGCCGAAACGGCGTCCGCCGAGGCACTGGCGATCGCCGAACGGCTCGGCGACCCGGACGTCCTCCGCTCGGCGTTGCGCGCCCGGCAGATGGTGCGCTCCTCGCCCGAGGGCGTGCACGAGCGGCTCTCCCTCGCCCACCGCATGATCGCCCTCGGTGAGGAGAGCGACGACGCGGATGTCCAGCTGTGGGGCCGGTTGTGGCGGGTCGACGCGCTGCTCATGCTCGGCGGGCTCGGGGAAGCCGAGCAGGAGCTCGGCGCCCTGCGCGTACTCGCCGAACGTCTCCGCCGCCCGCTCGCGCGGTGGCACCACCTGCGCAGCTCCGCCACGCTCGCCATCGCACGCGGGCAGTTCGACGACGCCGTCGAGACGGTTCGGCAGACCTTCGCGCTCGTCGCCGACCGGGCGCACATGTCGCTGCAGGGCGTGCCGATCACCGTGCTGGCGTCGATCGCCGGGCTCACCGGGCGGAGCGGCCTGGTGACGCCGGAGATGGAGCGCATCTTCGCCGAGAACGCCCCGCCGTTCGTCACGCTGCTGCACGCCGCGTGGCTGCTGCACGCCGGCGACCGGGACCGGGCGGGCGAGCTCTACCGCCGGGCTCGCGTGCCCGAGCCGGTGCCGGTGCCCGCGACGCTGCCCGTGGCCGCCGCCGCCGTGGAGCTGGGCGCGGAGTTCGGGCCGCCGGACGCCGTCGAGCGGGCGGCGGCGATCCTGCGGCCGCACGCCGGGCTGTTCGTGACCGGCGGCGCGGGCTCGATCCTCGTCACCGGTTCGGTCCGCCGCTACCTCGGGCTCGCGGCCGCGGCCGCCGGCCGGCTCGACGAAGCGGTCCGGGAGTTCAAGCTCGCCGTCGCGGCCAACGACGACGCCGGCACGCCGCCCTACGCCGCGCTGGCTCGCTTCGGGCTGGCCAAGGTGCTGGCGCGGCGCGCTCGTCCAGGGGACGTCGACGAAGCTCTCGCCCTCCTCGCCTCGGTTTCGGCCACGGCCGACCGGCTCGGGATGGCCCCGCTGCACCAGGAGGCCGGCGCCCTCGCCGTCGCACTGCGCGGGGACACCCCGGGCCCGCTGACCCGCCGCGAACGGGAAGTCGCCGCGCACGTCGCCGACGGCCTGACGAACAAGCAGATCGCCGCCCTGCTGCACATTTCCGAGCGGACGGCGGAAAGCCACGTGCAGCACATCCTCACCAAGCTCGGCTTCACCAACCGCGCCCAGGTCGCGACCTGGGTGACGGCCGCCGGGTCAGCTCGGCACCAGTGA
- a CDS encoding metal-dependent hydrolase family protein: MTKHLVVTERRRLTAIRAARLFDGVGSAFVADPLVVLDGATILGVESGGTAPVGAEVVDLAGTTLLPGLVDTHVHLAFDASTDPVARLAARDDEQAVAAMAEAGRASLRAGVTTVRDLGDRGYLSLALKDRADQPTLVAAGPPITSPGGHCHFLGGVADASEAGVRAAVREHVERGADVVKIMASGGTMTPGTRQECAQFDRDVLRAAVDEAHRHGLPVTAHAHGTSAIADALAAGVDGMEHVTFWSATGVDHSEELLRAVVDQGVAVGATLGMVPVEGLVPPEEIVRRMPGVVANYRRLHELGARVVAGTDAGIAPVKPHGVLAWAPPMLRQVGLSPADTLRAITSVAAGVCGLAHRKGRVAPGFDADLLAVDGDPLADPGALLRVRAVCARGRWIA; the protein is encoded by the coding sequence ATGACGAAACACCTTGTGGTGACCGAGCGGCGCAGGCTCACCGCCATCCGGGCGGCTCGGTTGTTCGACGGCGTGGGCTCGGCGTTCGTCGCCGACCCGCTGGTGGTGCTCGACGGCGCCACGATCCTGGGCGTCGAGTCCGGGGGAACCGCACCCGTCGGGGCCGAGGTCGTGGACCTCGCCGGGACGACGTTGCTGCCCGGCCTGGTCGACACGCACGTCCACCTCGCCTTCGACGCCAGTACCGATCCGGTCGCCCGGCTCGCCGCGCGGGACGACGAGCAGGCGGTCGCCGCGATGGCCGAAGCCGGGCGGGCGTCGCTGCGGGCCGGGGTCACGACGGTGCGGGACCTCGGGGACCGCGGCTACCTCTCCCTCGCCCTCAAGGACCGCGCGGACCAGCCGACGCTCGTCGCCGCCGGGCCGCCGATCACCAGTCCCGGCGGGCACTGCCACTTCCTCGGCGGGGTCGCGGACGCGAGCGAGGCCGGGGTGCGGGCGGCGGTGCGCGAGCACGTCGAGCGCGGGGCCGACGTCGTCAAGATCATGGCCAGCGGCGGGACGATGACGCCGGGCACGCGACAGGAATGCGCGCAGTTCGACCGGGACGTCCTGCGCGCCGCCGTCGACGAAGCACACCGGCACGGGCTGCCGGTCACCGCGCACGCCCACGGCACCTCGGCCATCGCCGACGCCCTCGCCGCCGGCGTGGACGGCATGGAACACGTGACGTTCTGGTCCGCCACCGGCGTCGACCACTCCGAGGAGCTGCTGCGCGCCGTCGTGGACCAGGGCGTCGCCGTCGGCGCCACGCTCGGCATGGTGCCGGTCGAGGGGCTGGTGCCACCCGAGGAGATCGTCCGGCGCATGCCCGGGGTCGTCGCGAACTACCGGCGCCTGCACGAGCTCGGCGCGCGGGTCGTCGCCGGCACCGACGCCGGGATCGCGCCCGTGAAGCCGCACGGCGTGCTGGCGTGGGCGCCGCCGATGCTGCGTCAGGTCGGCCTGTCGCCGGCCGACACGCTGCGGGCGATCACCTCGGTCGCGGCGGGTGTGTGCGGGCTGGCGCACCGCAAGGGCCGCGTGGCGCCGGGGTTCGACGCCGACCTGCTGGCCGTCGACGGCGATCCGCTGGCCGACCCGGGGGCGCTGCTCCGGGTCCGTGCGGTGTGCGCGCGAGGGCGGTGGATCGCGTGA